A region of Rhodanobacteraceae bacterium DNA encodes the following proteins:
- a CDS encoding 2-keto-3-deoxy-D-arabino-heptulosonate-7-phosphate synthase II — MAASEMPTRAPLRPVRETQPWKADSWQALPAAQMPHYEDPAELRSALDQLERLPPLVTSWEVLALKEQLADAQQGKRFLLQGGDCAETFADCNNEVIANRLKVLLQMSLVLVHGLRKPVLRVGRFAGQYAKPRSADTETIDGVTLPVYRGDLVNGPEFTPEARRPDPKRMLEGHARSGMTMNFVRALIDGGFADLHHPEYWNLAWVERSPLAAEYRHMVDGISGAMHFMETLAGPIASFQRADFYTSHEALLLPYEQAVTRQVPRQWGWFDLSTHFPWIGMRTAALDGAHVEFCRGIRNPIAVKVSPSMHADQLQRLIDILNPDDEPGRLTLIHRMGAGGIAQHLPRLIEAVKATGRRVLWVCDPMHGNTEKLGNGVKTRRFANIRSELEQAFDIHAAAGSRLGGVHLELTGEDVTECMGGARNLSEADLGRAYKSTVDPRLNYEQSLELAMLIVRKSGAQAL; from the coding sequence ATGGCTGCTTCCGAAATGCCCACGCGCGCGCCCTTGCGTCCGGTGCGCGAAACGCAACCGTGGAAAGCGGACAGTTGGCAGGCGCTTCCCGCGGCGCAGATGCCGCATTACGAGGATCCCGCCGAACTGCGTTCGGCACTGGATCAACTCGAACGCCTGCCGCCGCTGGTCACGTCGTGGGAAGTGCTGGCGCTCAAGGAGCAACTCGCGGATGCCCAGCAGGGCAAGCGCTTCCTGCTGCAGGGCGGTGATTGCGCGGAGACGTTCGCGGATTGCAACAACGAAGTGATCGCCAATCGCCTCAAGGTGCTGTTGCAGATGAGCCTGGTACTGGTGCACGGGCTCAGGAAACCGGTGTTGCGCGTGGGCCGTTTCGCCGGCCAGTACGCCAAGCCGCGTTCGGCCGACACCGAGACGATCGACGGCGTGACGCTGCCGGTGTATCGCGGCGACCTGGTCAACGGCCCCGAGTTCACGCCCGAGGCGCGCCGCCCGGACCCCAAACGGATGCTGGAAGGCCATGCGCGTTCGGGCATGACCATGAACTTCGTGCGTGCACTGATCGACGGCGGTTTCGCCGACCTGCACCACCCGGAATACTGGAACCTTGCGTGGGTGGAGCGTTCGCCGCTCGCCGCCGAATACCGGCACATGGTCGACGGCATCTCCGGCGCGATGCACTTCATGGAGACCCTGGCCGGACCGATCGCGAGTTTCCAGCGCGCGGATTTCTACACCTCGCACGAAGCCTTGCTGTTGCCCTACGAACAGGCCGTGACGCGGCAGGTGCCGCGCCAGTGGGGCTGGTTCGACCTGTCCACCCATTTCCCGTGGATCGGCATGCGCACCGCGGCGCTGGACGGCGCGCACGTCGAGTTCTGTCGCGGCATCCGCAATCCGATCGCCGTCAAGGTCAGCCCGTCCATGCACGCCGACCAGTTGCAACGGTTGATCGACATCCTCAATCCCGACGACGAACCCGGACGGCTCACGCTGATCCACCGGATGGGTGCGGGCGGCATCGCCCAGCACCTGCCGCGCCTGATCGAGGCGGTGAAGGCGACCGGCCGGCGCGTGCTGTGGGTGTGCGATCCGATGCACGGCAACACCGAGAAGCTCGGCAACGGCGTCAAGACGCGACGCTTCGCCAACATCCGCAGCGAACTGGAACAGGCCTTCGACATCCATGCTGCGGCGGGCTCGAGGCTGGGCGGCGTGCACCTCGAACTCACGGGCGAGGACGTCACCGAGTGCATGGGTGGCGCGCGCAATTTGTCCGAAGCCGATCTCGGGCGCGCGTACAAGTCCACCGTCGATCCGCGCCTGAACTACGAACAGTCGCTGGAACTGGCGATGCTGATCGTGCGGAAATCAGGAGCCCAGGCGTTGTAG
- a CDS encoding DNA-directed RNA polymerase alpha subunit, protein MAVSSTQVLRPRGLKVEPVGPNHARVVVEPLERGYGHTLGNALRRVLLSSIAGAAIVEAEIDGVLHEYTTLEGLQEDVIEVLLNLKGVAIRLNGADEATLTLSKKGKSVVTAGDITTDHTVEIVNPEHVICHLTKDVTLNMRLKARRGIGYQPAVSRTNPDEEARPIGRLQIDASFCPVRRVAYSVDAARVEQRTNLDKLVLDVETNGTVAVDEAVRQAAQTLHEQLSVFGDFKSRDLAESEKDKGGVSPLLLRPIDDLELTVRSANCLKAESIYYIGDLVQKTEVELLKTPNLGKKSLTEIKDVLGAKGLALGTKLENWPPAGIASGMQLG, encoded by the coding sequence ATGGCAGTCTCTTCCACCCAAGTCTTGCGTCCGCGCGGTCTCAAGGTCGAACCGGTCGGACCCAATCACGCGCGCGTCGTGGTCGAACCGCTGGAACGCGGTTACGGCCACACCCTCGGCAACGCGCTGCGGCGCGTGCTGTTGTCCTCGATCGCCGGCGCGGCGATCGTCGAGGCGGAAATCGACGGCGTCCTGCACGAGTACACCACGCTCGAAGGCCTGCAGGAAGACGTGATCGAGGTGCTGCTGAACCTGAAGGGCGTCGCGATCCGCCTGAATGGCGCGGACGAGGCCACCCTCACCCTGTCCAAGAAGGGCAAGAGCGTGGTCACCGCCGGCGACATCACCACCGACCACACGGTGGAAATCGTCAATCCCGAGCACGTGATCTGCCACCTGACCAAGGACGTCACGCTCAACATGCGCCTCAAGGCGCGCCGCGGCATCGGCTACCAGCCGGCGGTCAGCCGCACGAATCCCGACGAGGAAGCGCGCCCGATCGGCCGCCTCCAAATCGACGCTTCGTTCTGCCCGGTGCGCCGCGTGGCGTATTCGGTCGACGCCGCGCGCGTCGAGCAGCGCACCAACCTCGACAAGCTGGTGCTGGACGTCGAAACCAACGGCACCGTGGCGGTCGACGAGGCCGTGCGCCAGGCCGCGCAGACGCTGCACGAGCAGCTCTCGGTGTTCGGCGACTTCAAGAGCCGCGACCTCGCCGAGTCCGAGAAGGACAAGGGCGGCGTGTCGCCGTTGCTGCTGCGTCCGATCGACGACCTGGAACTCACCGTGCGTTCGGCCAACTGCCTCAAGGCCGAGAGCATCTACTACATCGGCGACCTGGTGCAGAAGACCGAGGTCGAGCTGCTGAAGACCCCGAACCTCGGCAAGAAGTCGCTCACCGAGATCAAGGACGTGCTCGGCGCCAAGGGCCTGGCCCTCGGCACCAAGCTGGAAAACTGGCCGCCGGCGGGGATCGCCAGCGGCATGCAACTCGGTTGA
- a CDS encoding G/U mismatch-specific uracil DNA glycosylase, translating to MPKPPRPILPDVLAPDLRVVFCGTAPGTRSARDGAYYAHPGNYFWRTLFETGLTPRPLAPPEFRQVLDFGIGLTDVAKHHFGSDAELPRDAFDAGALQRKLARYRPRILAFTSKNAARAGLDATSRDLDYGEQSLRIAHSRVFVLPSPSGQARGFWNVEPWRALAEAVQRL from the coding sequence ATGCCGAAACCTCCGCGCCCGATCCTGCCCGATGTCCTGGCCCCGGATCTGCGCGTGGTGTTCTGCGGCACCGCGCCGGGCACGCGTTCCGCGCGCGACGGCGCCTATTACGCGCACCCCGGCAATTACTTCTGGCGCACGCTGTTCGAAACCGGGCTGACGCCGCGGCCGCTGGCTCCGCCTGAATTCCGGCAGGTACTGGACTTCGGAATCGGCTTGACCGACGTCGCCAAGCACCACTTCGGCTCGGATGCGGAACTGCCGCGCGACGCGTTCGATGCCGGGGCGCTGCAGCGCAAACTCGCGCGCTACCGTCCGCGCATCCTCGCGTTCACCAGCAAGAATGCCGCGCGTGCAGGGTTGGATGCCACGTCACGCGATCTCGATTACGGCGAACAATCGCTGCGCATCGCGCACAGCCGCGTGTTCGTGCTGCCCTCGCCATCCGGCCAGGCGCGCGGGTTCTGGAACGTCGAACCGTGGCGCGCATTGGCGGAAGCGGTTCAGCGGTTGTAG
- a CDS encoding Periplasmic thiol:disulfide oxidoreductase DsbB, required for DsbA reoxidation, with amino-acid sequence MNPLRWSFRTAFLLGFLICVAMLGYALYAEQQLHLMPCNLCILQRVAFVWMGLWFLVGGLHAPRGGGRWAYVVLVLIGAGFGIATAIRQLWLQSLPADQVPACGAGVDMLLAMVKAGSLPFGKFVMLMFSGSGDCAQVTWKFLGLSMAGWTLIWYILLGVWALLPRPRRNRLGGARPLAAKRT; translated from the coding sequence ATGAACCCCCTGCGCTGGTCCTTCCGCACCGCTTTCCTGCTCGGCTTCCTGATTTGCGTGGCCATGCTGGGTTATGCGTTGTACGCCGAACAGCAGCTGCACCTGATGCCGTGCAACCTGTGCATCCTGCAGCGCGTGGCGTTCGTCTGGATGGGGCTGTGGTTCCTGGTCGGCGGCTTGCACGCGCCGCGCGGCGGCGGGCGCTGGGCGTACGTCGTGCTGGTGTTGATCGGCGCTGGCTTCGGCATCGCGACCGCGATCCGCCAGCTCTGGCTGCAGTCGTTGCCCGCCGACCAGGTGCCGGCGTGCGGCGCCGGGGTCGACATGCTGCTGGCGATGGTCAAGGCCGGCTCGCTGCCGTTCGGCAAGTTCGTGATGCTGATGTTCAGCGGCTCGGGCGATTGCGCGCAGGTGACGTGGAAGTTCCTGGGACTTTCGATGGCCGGCTGGACGCTGATCTGGTACATCCTGCTCGGCGTCTGGGCATTGCTGCCGCGGCCGCGGCGCAATAGATTGGGTGGCGCGCGCCCGCTGGCTGCGAAGAGGACTTGA
- a CDS encoding LSU ribosomal protein L17p, translating to MRHLKSGRKLNRTSSHREAMFKNMAASLIKHELIRTTLPKAKDLRRVAEPLITLAKVDGVANRRLAFARLRDKQAVGKLFVELGPRYRERKGGYLRIIKCGFRDGDNAPMAYVELVDRPQAQAAAED from the coding sequence ATGCGCCACCTCAAATCCGGACGCAAACTCAACCGGACCAGTTCCCATCGCGAAGCCATGTTCAAGAACATGGCCGCGTCGCTGATCAAGCACGAACTGATCCGCACCACCCTGCCCAAGGCCAAGGACCTGCGCCGCGTCGCCGAGCCGCTGATCACGCTGGCCAAGGTCGACGGCGTTGCCAATCGCCGCCTCGCCTTCGCGCGCCTGCGCGACAAACAGGCCGTCGGCAAGCTGTTCGTGGAACTCGGCCCGCGCTACCGCGAGCGCAAGGGCGGCTACCTGCGCATCATCAAGTGCGGCTTCCGCGACGGCGACAACGCGCCGATGGCGTACGTCGAACTGGTTGATCGTCCGCAGGCACAAGCGGCCGCGGAAGATTGA